A window of Streptomyces marispadix contains these coding sequences:
- a CDS encoding TerC family protein, which yields MDVSLNLWALTIVGLCALIAVDFFIGGRKPHEVSLKEAGVWTTVWIALAGAFGLGLWLFGTPQASGEFFAGFLTEKSLSVDNLFVFVLIMAKFSVPAAYQQRVLMVGVLIALVLRAVFIAAGAAMISAFSWVFFIFGAFLIWTAWKLIQEARQGHEEDEYEENRFLKAVERRFPSTDRYHGTKLFVVENGKRLMTPMLIVMLAIGSTDVLFALDSIPAIFGLTEDPYIVFTANAFALMGLRQLYFLIGGLLKKLVHLSYGLSVILGFIGVKLVLHALHESGVHVPEISIPVSLGVICAVLVITTVTSLAATRRQESEKTDAGV from the coding sequence ATGGACGTCTCCCTGAACCTTTGGGCACTGACGATCGTCGGTCTCTGCGCCCTGATCGCCGTCGACTTCTTCATCGGCGGCCGCAAGCCGCACGAGGTCTCCCTCAAGGAGGCCGGGGTGTGGACGACCGTCTGGATCGCCCTGGCGGGAGCGTTCGGGCTGGGGCTTTGGCTCTTCGGCACGCCTCAGGCGTCCGGTGAGTTCTTCGCCGGGTTCCTCACTGAGAAGTCGCTCAGTGTCGACAACCTCTTCGTCTTCGTCCTCATCATGGCGAAGTTCTCGGTACCGGCGGCGTATCAGCAGCGGGTGCTGATGGTCGGCGTACTGATCGCGCTGGTGCTGCGAGCCGTCTTCATCGCCGCTGGCGCCGCGATGATCTCGGCGTTCTCCTGGGTCTTCTTCATCTTCGGCGCGTTCCTCATCTGGACGGCCTGGAAGCTCATCCAGGAGGCACGCCAGGGCCACGAGGAGGACGAGTACGAGGAGAACCGCTTCCTGAAGGCGGTCGAGCGCCGCTTCCCCTCCACCGACCGGTACCACGGCACCAAGCTGTTCGTCGTCGAGAACGGCAAGCGGCTGATGACTCCCATGCTGATCGTGATGCTGGCCATCGGATCGACGGACGTCCTCTTCGCGCTGGACTCCATCCCGGCGATCTTCGGCCTCACAGAGGACCCGTACATCGTCTTCACCGCCAACGCCTTCGCTCTCATGGGGCTGCGCCAGCTCTACTTCCTCATCGGCGGCCTGCTGAAGAAACTCGTGCACCTGTCGTACGGACTGTCCGTCATCCTCGGCTTCATCGGCGTCAAGCTCGTGCTGCACGCACTGCACGAATCCGGCGTGCATGTACCGGAGATCAGCATTCCGGTGTCGCTGGGCGTCATCTGCGCCGTGCTCGTCATCACGACGGTCACAAGCCTCGCCGCCACCCGCAGGCAGGAGAGCGAGAAGACGGACGCCGGCGTCTGA
- a CDS encoding TerD family protein, whose amino-acid sequence MSVNLSKGQAISLQKEDGGSLSAVRMGLGWKAAPRRGLFGKRSKEIDLDASAVLFADKQPVDVVFFRHLVSDDGSVKHTGDNLVGGAGEGGDDEAIMVDLQRVPVHIDQIVFTVNSFTGQTFAEVENAFCRLVDETNGQELARYTLTGGGQYTAQIMAKVHRQGKGWQMTAVGAPTNGRTFQDLMPAMVPHL is encoded by the coding sequence GTGTCGGTGAACTTGTCCAAGGGGCAGGCCATCAGTCTTCAGAAGGAGGACGGCGGCAGTTTGTCGGCCGTGCGGATGGGGCTCGGCTGGAAGGCCGCCCCGCGCCGGGGGCTGTTCGGCAAGCGCAGCAAGGAGATCGACCTCGACGCGTCCGCGGTGCTGTTCGCGGACAAGCAGCCGGTCGACGTGGTCTTCTTCCGTCACCTCGTCAGCGACGACGGCTCCGTCAAGCACACCGGCGACAACCTCGTCGGCGGCGCGGGCGAGGGCGGCGACGACGAGGCGATCATGGTGGATCTACAGCGTGTGCCCGTGCACATCGACCAGATCGTCTTCACGGTCAACTCCTTCACGGGGCAGACCTTCGCAGAGGTGGAGAACGCCTTCTGCCGACTGGTGGACGAGACCAACGGGCAGGAACTGGCGCGCTACACGCTGACCGGCGGCGGCCAGTACACCGCGCAGATCATGGCCAAGGTGCACCGGCAGGGCAAGGGCTGGCAGATGACGGCAGTGGGGGCGCCGACCAACGGCCGTACCTTCCAGGACCTGATGCCCGCGATGGTGCCGCACCTGTGA
- a CDS encoding phosphodiester glycosidase family protein — MELSRTSRPVAPGTRLTSFQRLESDKWLRADALSMKLGSGSSGGDSRSEAGESRTAGENSETHGSGETRESSSEDGEADGGTRADYLSSGEVSTRKPLSELADSYDPGKGRRTVAAFNADFFDIDETGAPLGPGIRDGHVTHSPAPGNSEALGFGPDAAGRVLGLYFEGTLTLPSGKQPLTAYNAANVPENGVGAYNSRWGSADRDLTTDRDPDSTEVRLRQGRVTEVLDEPGSGPIADGTTVLIGRDAAAKSLDALKAGDRVSLEYHARTADGSAAPRTAVGGRGLLVVDGQAQNWEGRPNNEAAPRTAVGFSKDGTTMHVISVDGRQAASGGVTLTELGLMMRDLGAYNALNLDGGGSSTLLVREPGAEKPQLENSPSDGEEREVPNGLALTAPEGSGELRDFWVETAADPKSAPTADNMPVGHPERVFPGLTRKLTAAGYDESYGPAKGDPRWSASRPAVGKVDGSGVFHARHAGSTRVSARQGEADGSTRLSVVGGLSRIQPTHERVGLADGADEGSFGIVGFDAGGTSAPVDPADARLEYDSSLFSVSPDDASGGFTVKARPQESGSGIVTVDVQGHKTRLAVTVGLHDEKTASFDDAADWKFSAARAEGSLAADPNGREGMGLRMTYDFGRSTATRAAYATPPKEVPVPGQPSSFTMWIKSDGKGAWPSLHLKDAAGTDQVLRGEHLTEEGWQQVTFEVPETVTYPLRLHRFYLAETRPAEQYAGEVVLDELTARVPPDVELPESARPHDPLISTAADVAGRDWRFAVVSDAQFVARDPDSAVVRQARRTLREIRAARPDFVIVNGDLVDEGSKEDLRFARRVLEEELGDSVEWTYVPGNHEVMGGSIADFTAEFGPAQRTFDHKGTRFVTLDTSSLTIRGGGYAQFQELRRQLDDAADDPSVSSVVVVEHVPPRDPTGQQASRLTDRMEADLLEDWLSRFRARSGKGAAFVGSHVGVFDASRVGGVPYLVNGNSGKAPAAPPGSGGFTGWSLLGVDQGRAGQTSGDQAHGDARGGRDWIAAQTRPHVDALTMRVPDGLRVGESAQASATVVQGSGESARKVPVGWPVSADWSGSGNLCVKGGRSAADDVRTRCAASYDPRTGTLTAHRPGTVTLAVEVSGERAERQVTIAR, encoded by the coding sequence ATGGAACTCTCCCGTACCAGCCGCCCCGTCGCACCGGGCACCCGGCTGACGTCCTTTCAGCGACTGGAGTCCGACAAGTGGCTGCGGGCGGACGCTCTGAGCATGAAGCTCGGCAGCGGCAGCAGCGGCGGTGACTCCCGAAGCGAAGCCGGTGAGAGCCGCACGGCCGGAGAGAACAGCGAAACCCACGGGAGCGGCGAGACCCGAGAAAGCAGCAGCGAAGACGGCGAAGCCGACGGCGGCACCCGCGCCGACTACCTCTCCTCCGGTGAGGTCTCGACCCGTAAACCCCTGAGCGAACTGGCCGATTCGTACGACCCGGGAAAGGGCCGCCGTACCGTGGCGGCCTTCAACGCGGACTTCTTCGACATAGACGAGACCGGCGCGCCGCTGGGTCCTGGCATCCGCGACGGGCACGTCACGCACTCCCCCGCCCCCGGCAACTCGGAAGCGCTCGGCTTCGGTCCCGACGCGGCAGGCCGGGTCCTCGGTCTCTACTTCGAGGGCACCCTCACCCTGCCCTCGGGCAAGCAGCCGCTGACCGCGTACAACGCGGCCAACGTCCCCGAGAACGGCGTCGGCGCGTACAACTCCCGCTGGGGCAGCGCCGACCGGGACCTCACCACGGACCGCGACCCCGACTCGACGGAGGTGCGGCTGCGGCAGGGCCGCGTCACGGAGGTGCTGGACGAGCCCGGCAGCGGGCCGATCGCCGACGGCACCACCGTGCTGATCGGGCGTGACGCCGCCGCGAAGTCCCTCGACGCGCTGAAGGCCGGCGACCGCGTATCGCTGGAGTACCACGCCCGTACGGCAGACGGCAGCGCGGCGCCGAGGACCGCGGTCGGCGGCCGGGGCCTGCTGGTCGTCGACGGCCAGGCGCAGAACTGGGAGGGCAGGCCCAACAACGAGGCGGCGCCGCGTACGGCGGTCGGTTTCTCCAAGGACGGCACGACCATGCATGTGATCTCGGTGGACGGACGCCAGGCCGCCTCAGGCGGTGTGACGCTCACCGAACTCGGCCTGATGATGAGGGACTTGGGCGCCTACAACGCGCTCAATCTGGACGGCGGCGGGTCGTCCACCCTTCTCGTACGCGAACCGGGCGCCGAGAAGCCCCAGTTGGAGAACTCGCCGTCGGACGGTGAGGAGCGCGAGGTGCCCAACGGCCTCGCGCTGACGGCCCCTGAGGGCAGCGGGGAGCTGAGGGACTTCTGGGTGGAGACCGCCGCCGATCCGAAGTCCGCGCCCACGGCCGACAACATGCCCGTGGGTCATCCGGAGCGTGTTTTCCCCGGCCTGACACGGAAGTTGACGGCCGCGGGCTACGACGAGTCCTACGGCCCGGCGAAAGGCGACCCGCGCTGGTCGGCCTCCCGTCCCGCCGTCGGGAAGGTGGACGGCAGCGGTGTCTTCCACGCACGCCACGCAGGCTCGACGCGGGTGTCAGCCCGTCAGGGCGAGGCGGACGGGTCGACGCGGCTGTCGGTCGTCGGGGGCCTGTCGCGCATCCAGCCCACACATGAACGGGTGGGCCTCGCCGACGGCGCCGACGAGGGCTCCTTCGGCATCGTCGGCTTCGACGCGGGCGGCACCAGCGCGCCGGTCGATCCGGCCGACGCACGCCTGGAGTACGACAGTTCGCTCTTCTCGGTCTCGCCCGACGACGCCTCCGGCGGCTTCACCGTGAAGGCGAGGCCGCAGGAGTCGGGGTCCGGCATCGTCACCGTCGATGTGCAAGGGCACAAGACGAGGCTCGCCGTCACGGTCGGACTGCACGACGAGAAGACCGCGAGCTTCGACGACGCGGCCGACTGGAAGTTCAGCGCGGCCCGCGCCGAGGGCTCCCTCGCGGCCGATCCGAACGGCCGGGAGGGCATGGGGCTGAGGATGACGTACGACTTCGGCCGCTCCACCGCCACACGCGCCGCGTATGCCACCCCGCCGAAGGAAGTGCCCGTACCGGGGCAGCCGTCGAGCTTCACGATGTGGATCAAGAGCGACGGCAAGGGCGCGTGGCCGTCGCTGCATCTGAAGGACGCGGCCGGAACGGACCAGGTGCTGCGCGGCGAGCATCTCACCGAGGAGGGATGGCAGCAGGTCACCTTCGAGGTCCCGGAGACAGTGACCTATCCGCTTCGGCTGCACCGCTTCTATCTCGCCGAGACCAGGCCCGCCGAACAGTACGCGGGTGAGGTCGTACTGGACGAGCTGACGGCACGCGTGCCGCCCGACGTCGAACTGCCCGAGAGCGCCCGCCCGCACGATCCGCTGATCTCCACGGCGGCCGATGTGGCCGGACGGGACTGGCGGTTCGCGGTGGTATCGGACGCGCAGTTCGTGGCGCGTGACCCGGACAGCGCGGTGGTACGGCAGGCGCGCCGCACCCTGCGGGAGATCCGCGCCGCCCGCCCGGACTTCGTGATCGTCAACGGAGACCTGGTCGACGAGGGCTCGAAGGAGGACCTCCGCTTCGCCCGGCGGGTGCTGGAGGAGGAACTGGGTGACTCGGTCGAGTGGACCTATGTGCCGGGCAATCACGAGGTGATGGGCGGCAGCATCGCCGACTTCACGGCCGAATTCGGCCCGGCGCAGCGCACGTTCGACCACAAGGGCACGCGCTTCGTCACGCTCGACACCTCCTCGCTGACGATCCGGGGCGGGGGCTACGCCCAATTCCAGGAGCTGCGGCGGCAGTTGGACGACGCGGCGGATGATCCGTCCGTCTCCTCGGTGGTCGTCGTAGAGCATGTGCCGCCACGCGATCCGACGGGGCAGCAGGCGAGCCGGCTGACGGACCGGATGGAGGCGGATCTGCTGGAGGACTGGCTGAGCCGCTTCCGCGCCCGCTCGGGGAAGGGCGCCGCCTTCGTGGGATCGCACGTCGGGGTGTTCGACGCGTCCCGTGTCGGCGGCGTCCCGTATCTGGTGAACGGCAACTCCGGGAAGGCGCCCGCGGCACCACCCGGCAGCGGCGGCTTCACCGGCTGGTCACTGCTCGGCGTCGACCAGGGACGTGCGGGCCAGACGAGCGGAGACCAGGCACACGGGGACGCGCGGGGCGGCCGGGACTGGATCGCCGCGCAGACCAGGCCACATGTCGACGCGCTCACGATGCGTGTACCGGACGGGCTGCGGGTGGGCGAGTCGGCACAGGCGTCGGCCACCGTCGTCCAGGGCAGCGGCGAGTCGGCGCGGAAGGTGCCGGTGGGATGGCCCGTCAGCGCGGACTGGTCCGGGTCCGGGAATCTCTGCGTGAAGGGCGGACGGTCCGCCGCCGACGATGTGCGGACGCGCTGTGCGGCTTCGTACGATCCGCGCACCGGTACTCTCACGGCGCACCGGCCCGGGACGGTCACGCTCGCCGTGGAGGTGTCCGGTGAACGGGCGGAGAGGCAGGTGACCATCGCCCGCTGA
- a CDS encoding maleylpyruvate isomerase family mycothiol-dependent enzyme, translating to MTQSANPAPSAPDPVADAAALRGATDRLLAAVGQLDDATASKPSLLPGWTRGHVLAHLARNADALINVLAARPMYDSAESRDADIERDAPRSVAEHLVDVRDSAARLDGAFAAQRDSDWERTVELRNGVTDRAYSLPFRRWIEVELHHVDLGVGYAMDDLPAAFIERELANMARRFAGHPGIGVPVELRTEDGVSWRTGAAEDGTAKTVVVAGSPTALVAWLTGRSTGTGLSARDPLPQLPAL from the coding sequence ATGACGCAGTCAGCGAATCCCGCCCCCTCCGCTCCCGACCCCGTCGCCGACGCCGCCGCCCTGCGGGGAGCCACCGACAGGCTGCTCGCCGCGGTCGGGCAGCTCGACGACGCCACCGCGTCCAAGCCCTCGCTGCTGCCCGGCTGGACCCGCGGCCACGTGCTGGCCCATCTCGCCCGCAACGCCGACGCCTTGATCAACGTCCTCGCCGCCCGCCCGATGTACGACAGCGCCGAGAGCCGCGACGCCGACATCGAGCGCGACGCACCCCGCAGCGTGGCCGAGCACCTCGTCGACGTGCGCGACAGCGCGGCCCGCCTCGACGGTGCCTTCGCCGCACAGCGCGACTCCGACTGGGAACGCACCGTAGAGCTGCGTAACGGCGTGACGGACCGGGCGTATTCCCTGCCGTTCCGGCGCTGGATCGAGGTCGAGCTGCACCATGTCGACCTCGGCGTGGGCTACGCCATGGACGATCTGCCCGCCGCCTTCATCGAGCGCGAACTGGCCAACATGGCACGGCGCTTCGCCGGTCACCCCGGCATCGGCGTACCCGTCGAACTCCGTACGGAGGACGGTGTGAGCTGGCGTACGGGCGCGGCCGAGGACGGCACCGCCAAGACCGTCGTCGTCGCCGGAAGCCCCACGGCCCTGGTCGCCTGGCTCACCGGCCGCAGCACCGGCACGGGCCTGTCCGCACGTGACCCGCTCCCGCAACTGCCCGCGCTGTGA
- a CDS encoding TerD family protein, which produces MTAELVRGQNHPLPGSRLEIRVSVERPVIAGATLNDQDGRMREERWIAHPARPQLPGLEVSRQAAAEHRLAVDLDALPEDAHRLNVLLALPSGDGEPTRFGELAAPFVTLTGLDGEGIANCTLTGLDAESAVLAVELYRRQGAWKVRAVGQGYAGGLAAMLADQGLPHAQELAATINEAVAAGRARSVAVPPPRKDGERSREATVGGARGAADGGAGTAAPSDGRISYQHPNRASAPPPSPPSQTASSSAETGPGPVAGGPAAPSPTPASGSSGPSVPPPSPGKAAGPHVPVAGDANGWTMDERLYNQVWDMFEDLARTVAAYRSAVDFAESRMEQELDKVLSDPRTRVGPAADAARAEARTKQVRLVEQAREVLERDLGQLHAESDVVEPALPAAYARWDNPVWHGYRPPDQTPMAMRLGDLGLPESAGLRIPMLVRLPLERGLWIDSGGHGTGGSSGAGTAAGSVITSDELRRLAAETATAVAARLVAVHPPGDFTLHVIDPAGSASAALAPLIDSGVLPGPPAAGAAGVTTVLEQLTRRVDLVQMAVRSGAVDSLPPDLDTAEQLLVVHDFPHGFDDRAVTQLRYIADEGPSSGVHLMMVADREDAAAYGPVLSPLWRALLRITPVPDDHLADPWVGHHWTYEPPLVPHGSRVLTQVLSQVASARRP; this is translated from the coding sequence ATGACGGCCGAGCTGGTACGGGGGCAGAACCACCCCTTGCCGGGGTCCCGGCTGGAGATCCGGGTGTCGGTCGAGCGACCGGTCATCGCCGGAGCCACGCTCAACGACCAGGACGGCAGGATGCGCGAGGAGAGATGGATAGCTCACCCCGCCCGGCCGCAGCTTCCCGGTCTTGAGGTGTCCCGCCAGGCCGCGGCCGAACACCGTCTCGCCGTCGACCTCGACGCCCTTCCCGAGGACGCGCACCGCCTCAACGTGCTGCTCGCCCTGCCCTCGGGGGACGGAGAGCCCACCCGCTTCGGCGAGTTGGCGGCCCCGTTCGTCACCCTGACCGGGCTCGACGGCGAGGGCATCGCGAACTGCACGCTCACCGGGCTCGACGCGGAGTCCGCCGTACTCGCCGTCGAGCTGTACCGACGGCAGGGCGCCTGGAAGGTACGCGCGGTCGGACAGGGGTACGCGGGCGGGCTCGCCGCGATGCTCGCGGACCAAGGTCTGCCCCACGCACAGGAGTTGGCGGCGACGATCAACGAGGCGGTCGCGGCGGGCAGGGCCAGGTCCGTCGCCGTGCCTCCGCCGCGCAAGGACGGCGAGCGGTCCCGCGAAGCCACCGTCGGCGGTGCCAGAGGCGCCGCCGACGGTGGCGCGGGCACGGCCGCCCCGAGCGACGGCCGCATCAGCTACCAGCATCCCAACCGAGCCTCCGCGCCGCCACCTTCACCCCCTTCCCAGACGGCGTCCTCTTCCGCGGAGACCGGTCCGGGCCCGGTCGCGGGCGGCCCGGCGGCTCCCTCACCCACGCCCGCGTCCGGGTCGTCCGGCCCGTCCGTGCCCCCGCCCTCCCCCGGGAAGGCGGCGGGCCCCCATGTGCCGGTCGCCGGGGACGCCAACGGCTGGACCATGGACGAGCGGCTCTACAACCAGGTCTGGGACATGTTCGAGGACCTGGCCCGTACGGTCGCGGCCTATCGCTCCGCGGTCGACTTCGCCGAGTCCCGCATGGAGCAGGAGCTGGACAAGGTCCTCTCCGACCCGCGCACCCGCGTCGGCCCCGCCGCGGACGCCGCACGCGCCGAGGCACGCACCAAGCAGGTGAGGCTCGTCGAGCAGGCCCGCGAGGTACTCGAACGCGACCTCGGTCAACTGCACGCGGAATCCGACGTGGTCGAGCCCGCGCTCCCGGCCGCGTACGCCCGCTGGGACAACCCCGTATGGCACGGCTACCGCCCGCCCGACCAGACACCGATGGCGATGCGCCTCGGCGACCTCGGCCTCCCCGAGAGCGCCGGGCTGCGGATCCCGATGCTGGTGCGGCTTCCGCTGGAGCGCGGCCTGTGGATCGACAGCGGAGGTCACGGTACGGGCGGTTCCTCCGGAGCGGGCACGGCCGCCGGCTCGGTCATAACCTCCGACGAACTGCGCCGCCTCGCCGCGGAGACCGCGACGGCCGTGGCCGCGCGGCTCGTCGCGGTGCACCCGCCGGGCGACTTCACGCTCCATGTGATCGACCCGGCCGGTTCCGCGTCGGCGGCGCTGGCGCCGCTCATCGACAGCGGCGTACTGCCGGGGCCGCCTGCCGCGGGCGCGGCAGGAGTGACCACCGTGCTCGAACAGCTCACCCGCCGCGTCGACTTGGTGCAGATGGCGGTCCGCAGCGGAGCGGTCGACTCGCTGCCGCCCGACCTCGACACCGCCGAACAGCTCCTGGTCGTCCATGACTTCCCTCATGGGTTCGACGACCGCGCCGTCACACAGCTTCGCTATATCGCCGATGAGGGGCCGTCATCCGGCGTCCATCTGATGATGGTCGCCGACCGCGAGGACGCCGCCGCCTACGGGCCCGTGCTCTCACCGCTGTGGCGTGCGCTGCTGCGGATCACGCCCGTTCCGGACGATCACCTGGCCGATCCCTGGGTCGGTCATCACTGGACGTATGAGCCTCCGTTGGTGCCGCACGGCAGCCGAGTGCTGACGCAGGTGCTGAGCCAGGTCGCCTCCGCACGACGCCCCTGA
- the uvrA gene encoding excinuclease ABC subunit UvrA — MPTGVASDRLLVRGAREHNLRNVSVDLPRDSLIVFTGLSGSGKSSLAFDTIFAEGQRRYVESLSAYARQFLGQMDKPDVDFIEGLSPAVSIDQKSTSRNPRSTVGTITEVYDYLRLLFARIGKPHCPECGRPIARQSPQAIVDRVLDLEPGSRFQVLSPLVRERKGEYVDLFNELQTKGYSRARVDGQTIQLSEPPKLKKQEKHTIEVVVDRLTVKESAKRRLTDSVETALGLSGGMVILDFVDLDEDDPQRERMFSEHLYCPYDDLSFEELEPRTFSFNSPFGACPDCTGIGTRMEVDPELIVPDEEKSLDEGALHPWSHGHTRDYFGRLIGALADALGFRTDIPWAGLPQRAKKALLHGHKTQIEVRYRNRYGRERAYTTAFEGVVPFVKRRHQEAETDSSRERFEGYMREVPCPTCEGTRLKPIVLAVTMQGKSIAEISAMSISECADFLREMTLSDRDKKIAERVLKEVNERLRFLVDVGLDYLSLNRAAGTLSGGEAQRIRLATQIGSGLVGVLYVLDEPSIGLHQRDNHRLIETLVRLRDLGNTLIVVEHDEDTIKAADWVVDIGPGAGEHGGKVVHSGPLKELLAKADSVTGDYLAGKKSIPLPAVRRPADPERQLTVRGARENNLRDIDVSFPLGVLTAVTGVSGSGKSTLVNDILYTHLARELNNAKSVPGRHTRVDGDDLVDKVVHVDQSPIGRTPRSNPATYTGVFDHVRRLFAETTEAKVRGYQPGRFSFNVKGGRCENCSGDGTIKIEMNFLPDVFVPCEVCHGARYNRETLEVHYKGKNISEVLEMPIEQAMDFFEAVPGIARHLRTLNDVGLGYVRLGQPAPTLSGGEAQRVKLASELQKRSTGRTVYVLDEPTTGLHFEDIRKLISVLDGLVDKGNTVIVIEHNLDVIKTADWVVDMGPEGGYAGGLVVAEGSPEQVAAIPASHTGKFLRDVLGDRVSDAPPSTARRRTGGSRAAGTTAGSGASGGASGAAGGGARKRTSKTKR, encoded by the coding sequence GTGCCAACCGGCGTGGCCTCTGACCGTCTTCTCGTCCGTGGCGCTCGCGAGCACAATCTCCGGAATGTCTCGGTCGACCTCCCGCGCGACTCGCTCATCGTCTTCACCGGCCTGTCCGGCTCCGGCAAGTCCTCGCTCGCCTTCGACACGATCTTCGCCGAGGGGCAGCGCCGCTACGTCGAGTCGCTGTCCGCGTACGCCCGGCAGTTCCTCGGCCAGATGGACAAGCCCGACGTGGACTTCATCGAGGGCCTGTCCCCCGCGGTCTCCATCGACCAGAAGTCGACGTCGCGCAATCCGCGTTCCACGGTCGGCACGATCACCGAGGTCTACGACTACCTCCGGCTGCTCTTCGCCCGCATCGGCAAGCCGCACTGCCCGGAGTGCGGCCGTCCCATCGCCCGGCAGTCGCCTCAGGCCATCGTCGACCGGGTGCTGGACCTCGAGCCGGGCAGCCGCTTCCAGGTGCTGTCGCCGCTGGTGCGGGAGCGCAAGGGCGAATACGTCGACCTGTTCAACGAGTTGCAGACCAAGGGCTACAGCCGCGCCCGCGTCGACGGGCAGACGATCCAGCTCTCCGAGCCGCCCAAGCTGAAGAAGCAGGAGAAGCACACGATCGAAGTCGTCGTCGACCGCCTCACCGTCAAGGAGAGCGCGAAACGGCGGCTGACCGACTCCGTGGAGACCGCGCTCGGCCTCTCCGGCGGCATGGTGATCCTCGACTTCGTCGACCTGGACGAGGACGACCCGCAGCGCGAGCGGATGTTCTCCGAGCACCTCTACTGCCCGTACGACGACCTGTCGTTCGAGGAGCTGGAGCCGCGCACCTTCTCCTTCAACTCCCCCTTCGGCGCCTGCCCGGACTGCACCGGCATCGGCACGCGCATGGAGGTCGACCCGGAGCTGATCGTCCCGGACGAGGAGAAGTCGCTGGACGAGGGCGCGCTGCACCCGTGGTCGCACGGGCACACGCGTGACTACTTCGGCCGTCTCATCGGCGCACTCGCCGACGCGCTCGGCTTCCGTACGGACATCCCGTGGGCCGGGCTGCCGCAGCGCGCCAAGAAGGCACTGCTGCACGGCCACAAGACGCAGATCGAGGTGCGCTACCGCAACCGCTACGGACGGGAGCGGGCCTATACGACGGCGTTCGAGGGCGTCGTCCCCTTCGTCAAGCGCAGGCACCAGGAGGCGGAGACCGACAGCAGCCGGGAGCGCTTCGAGGGCTATATGCGCGAGGTGCCCTGCCCCACGTGTGAGGGCACGAGGCTGAAGCCGATCGTGCTCGCGGTGACGATGCAGGGGAAGTCGATCGCCGAGATCTCGGCGATGTCCATCAGCGAATGCGCCGACTTCCTGCGGGAGATGACGCTCAGCGACCGGGACAAGAAGATCGCCGAGCGGGTGCTGAAGGAGGTCAACGAGCGGCTGCGCTTCCTCGTCGACGTCGGACTCGACTACCTCTCGCTCAACCGTGCCGCAGGGACGCTCTCCGGCGGCGAGGCACAGCGCATCCGGCTGGCCACGCAGATCGGCTCGGGTCTGGTGGGTGTGCTCTACGTGCTGGACGAGCCGTCGATCGGACTGCACCAGCGCGACAACCACCGGCTGATCGAGACGCTGGTGCGGCTGCGGGACCTGGGCAACACCCTGATCGTCGTGGAGCACGACGAGGACACCATCAAGGCGGCCGACTGGGTCGTCGACATCGGTCCCGGCGCGGGCGAGCACGGCGGCAAGGTCGTGCACAGCGGCCCGCTCAAGGAGCTTCTGGCGAAGGCCGATTCGGTGACCGGGGACTATCTGGCGGGGAAGAAGAGCATCCCGCTTCCCGCGGTGCGCAGGCCCGCCGACCCGGAGCGGCAGTTGACGGTGCGCGGCGCCCGGGAGAACAACCTCCGCGACATCGACGTCTCCTTCCCCCTCGGCGTTCTCACGGCGGTGACGGGCGTGTCCGGATCGGGCAAGTCCACCCTCGTCAACGACATCCTCTACACCCACCTCGCACGGGAGCTGAACAACGCCAAGTCGGTGCCGGGCCGCCACACCCGGGTCGACGGCGACGACCTCGTCGACAAGGTCGTGCATGTCGACCAGTCGCCGATCGGCCGTACGCCGCGCTCCAACCCCGCCACGTACACGGGGGTCTTCGACCATGTGCGCAGGCTCTTCGCGGAGACGACGGAGGCGAAGGTGCGCGGCTACCAGCCGGGGCGCTTCTCCTTCAACGTCAAGGGCGGCCGGTGCGAGAACTGCTCCGGCGACGGCACCATCAAGATCGAGATGAACTTCCTCCCGGACGTCTTCGTGCCGTGCGAGGTCTGCCACGGCGCGCGCTACAACCGCGAGACGCTGGAGGTCCACTACAAGGGCAAGAACATCTCCGAGGTGCTGGAGATGCCCATCGAGCAGGCGATGGACTTCTTCGAGGCGGTGCCCGGCATCGCCCGCCATCTGCGGACGCTCAACGACGTCGGCCTGGGCTACGTAAGGCTGGGGCAGCCCGCGCCGACGCTCTCCGGCGGCGAGGCGCAGCGGGTGAAGCTCGCGAGCGAGCTTCAGAAACGCTCCACGGGCCGGACGGTGTACGTGCTCGACGAGCCCACGACGGGGCTGCACTTCGAGGACATCCGCAAGCTGATCTCGGTGCTGGACGGGCTGGTCGACAAGGGCAACACGGTCATCGTCATCGAGCACAATCTGGACGTCATCAAGACCGCGGACTGGGTCGTCGACATGGGCCCGGAGGGCGGATACGCCGGCGGTCTCGTCGTAGCCGAGGGCTCGCCGGAACAGGTGGCGGCCATTCCGGCCAGCCATACGGGGAAGTTCCTGCGGGACGTGCTGGGCGACCGCGTGAGCGACGCGCCGCCGTCAACGGCCCGGCGCCGTACGGGCGGGAGCAGGGCGGCGGGCACCACGGCGGGAAGCGGAGCGTCAGGCGGTGCGAGCGGCGCTGCGGGCGGCGGCGCGCGGAAGCGGACGTCGAAGACGAAGCGGTAG